Genomic DNA from Filimonas effusa:
GAATGGACGCAGGTTCCCGGGTATGAGCAACGCGACTTCCGTGATATAGAAGCGTTTAGCGCAAAAACCGCCCTCCTCATGGCCATTGCAGCACCCGCAGTGATACTGCGCACAACAGATGGCGGCAAAACCTGGAAACCCGTTCTCACCGATTCAACACCCGGCATGTTCCTCGATGCCATGTATTTCGATGGCGCAAACGGAACAGTGGTTGGCGACCCTGTCAACGGTAAAATATACCTCGCCAACACCTCCGATTCAGGTAAAACATGGACAAAACAAACAGAACAACTTCCCGATACCGATGAGGGGGAAGCCTTTTTTGCCTCAAGTGGCACCAACCTGCACAGTTTACGTAATAACCGTTATGCCATGGCATTGGTTACCGGAGGAAAACGCGCCCGTTTGCTTTTATTGCCACATCACCGGCAGGAAACAACCGTAGCCCGCCCCCTTCCCCTTTTGAAACAAGGCGCCGAAAGCACGGGCGCCAACTCAATAGCCATCGCAGGCCTGCAGGCAGTTATCACGGGAGGCGACTTTATGCACCCACAGGATACCACCGGTAATTGCATTTTTACCGAAAATGGCGGCGATCACTGGAAAAAACCGGCCATTCCACCGAATGGCTACCGCAGTTGTGTAATATATTATGATTTTAGACGTTTACTAACCTGCGGCCTCAACGGAGTAGACATATCCATCGATGGCGGCCAGCATTGGCAACCGGTAAGTAAAGAAGGATTTCATGTAGCACAGAAGTCCCGCAGTGGGAAAATGGTGTTTTTAGCAGGAGGACGGGGCAAAATTGCAAGATGGATGCCCTGAAAAAAAATATTTTAAAAAAATCTTATCCTCGATTAAACCTTTTCGTTCGACCGTTGTCTTAACATCAGTTCAAAGAGAAAAACAAGCAGGAAACTTCCTGTTTACAATATATTGATCTTAGTTTTTTATGCAGCAGGGTTAAATAGGGGGTTCTGTTTCGACCAGAACGCCCTCTTTTTTTTAAAGCCCCTACCCGTTTTTCTTCTCTATCTTTATTGCTTACCAGCCTCCATCATCTAACGTAAACATTCCCATCCTTCCGATCTGTAAAAAGAACGCTTTATATACGGGCCATAAACGAGAAATGGACGAACAACAGACCATCTAAATTATTTCCCTTCCACTCCCAACGTCATCACCGGAACATGTGATTTCAGCACCAGTTCCCTGGTATGACTTTTCTGCGTCAGCATTTCCAGGATATTATGTTTTTTGGGCAGCACAACCAGCAGATCCAGGTGCTGTTTCGAAGCAAACTCTATAATGGCCGCATCAATATTGTCGTTTTCCACAAAATGATATTCAGGGTTCGCCACCTGCAGCTTTTGTTCAAGCTGCGCATGTTCTTTTTGAACTTGCTGCTGGTTGGCGCCTTTATGCCGCACATTCAGCACATGCAGTTTGGCCTCGAACATTTCCGAAAACTTAGCCAAAGCTTCTGCCGGCAGTTTATCGGCAACATGATTGAAATCGCAGGCCAGCCCTATATTATGGATCTCCGCTTTATCGGCACACAAAGGAACAGTGATAAGCGACCAGGGTAAATGTTTCATGGCATACACGGTATGTCCGCCAAAAACAAAACGTTCGGTAACGGTAGTACCCTGACTGCCCATTACCACCAGGTAGGGACGAATGTTATCACAAGCCGTTTTAAGCTCATTAAAGAAAGTACCTGTTCTTATTAAAGTGTTGATGCACAGTTTACCTTTCGATCTGCGGCGAAGTTCATCTTTCAACTGATCGAGTTCCTGCTGCGCATCGCGGTTCAGTTCATCGATATTGAGATTCAGGGAAGCTTCGCTGAAAGCAACCTGTAAAACCACGATATGAAGCAACAACAACTCTTTCTTAGCCGTCACTGCCAGGTCCGCCGCATAGGCAGCAGCGTTCAGCGAAGCTTTTGAAAAATCAGTTGCAACGATAATGGTTCCGGGATTTGAATAAGAATGCGTTTCCATAAAAAAGAGATTAGACGTGAACAATCGTGACAGCGTCAATAAATAGAGAAAACCGGGGGCTGCTCAAGCACTAATGCCATACCTTGATACTGGCCCAAACAACCCGCAGGCAGCGAAACAACTGCTCCACCGGCAGCCTCTACCCTCCCGATAATATCCTCTGTAATATTCTTAAGGGAAGAAACTTCTCCGGTTACAACCTCGTTTGCTGCAACACAGATATTCTCCATATCAACATGCCATGCCAAACATACAAATCCTTCTTCTACCAGCAACACCAGCGGCTCATTGTGCCAGAGCTGCTTCCAGATTTCATGAACACCCACTACCAGTGTTCCTGCCTTCGCCGTCTGTTCCAGTAAACCGGGAATGATATCCAACTCAACGGTTTCAAAAACAGCAGCGGGCATGATGGGATCAATGGTTCTCATTACCTCACTAATTTGATGTAACCCGAATTTCCGTAATCAACAGCTTACAAACAGTGAGTAGTATCAGAATCCAATATGAGAATTATCATATGTTTCGGGACCATTGAAGCCTACTTTTGCGGAAAGAAATTGCATTAACCCCGACTCCTAAAAAAAAGAACGATTGCCGCTGACCGCTTGGATCTTATTCAGGCGGTTTTTTTTGCCTAATATTGGGCCTTCAAACCGAAACCGGAGTATGAAAAAAGTGCTTTTATCGGGCCTGCTGGCCGGCGTCCTCTTATTTATAGCCAGTTATGGCGGTTTGTACCTGGCCATCAGGTACCTGCCCATCATCTTTGTCGATTATAATAACCCGCTGTTCAACTCAGACGGCAGCCGCGATGTGCTGTTCTACACACACGCCTTTGTTATAAGCCTCGCCTTATCCTGGTTCTGGGAAAGAAGTAAATCGGTATTTAAAGGAAATTTCCTGCTGCGCGGAATAGAATTCGGACTGGTATACGCCATCGTAGGACTGCTCCCGGTAATGTGGATCACCTTCAGCTCAATGGATATCACTTTGTCGATGGTAGGCTCCTGGTTCATCTACGGCCTGTGCCAGTCCGTACTGGCAGGCGTGATCTTCGCGAAGATCAATCCATAAGCCTCAGGGCACTACCCTGAAGTTGATCCGGAACTCCACATCCAGCTCATTATTGGCGCGGATCATCCCTCCCAACTTTCTCGGAGGCGTAAGGTTGAAGTCTGAAAAAAGCACGGTTTGTGTACCTATCAGGTGAATGATCTTTTGATTATCTGCCGATACGCTGTAATTCACTTCCGTTCTCTTATTAACACCCGCCAGCTCAATATTCACAATCCCCTTGATACGTTCAGGATTCGCCTGCAGTGCAGGATATTTATCCAGCGATACAAACGTAATACGCAAATGAGGAAATTCTTTTGCCTTAAGCGTTTTACGCAGGTCGCTCGTCATCATCGCATTATTACAGTCGAAGCTGCTCACCGATAAAGCCAGCTTGCCAGCCATCGCCAGCGGCATAGCCGCATTATTACTGAAAGCCAGCGTATCCGAATTCGGATAACCATTAATACTGCAACTGAACTTGTTGACGTTGGTGCTGCCATTCACTTTTACCGAACAATCTTTTAAGATCACCCACCTGGCCTTGTAAGCGCCCTGGTAAAACCCGGCGAACAAGACCCAGGAGACCAGTGCCAGTGTCGCTGAAAACATCCTGCTTTTTGTGATACGCATAAGAATCCCGGTTAAAAAAAACCAGGATGAAATTTCATCCTGGCTTCATGACAAAAATAAGAAAGAATGGGAACTATAGATACATTAGAAGCCTACGACTGCTTCAATAACATATCCGTTGAATTTACCACCCGCACGGTAATCAGCAGGAGGAAAATCTTTGTATTTCTGAATTACATATTCACCTTTCAGCAGCACGTTGGGAGTTAAGAACCAGCCACCGGCAAAAGCAACACGGTCAACTTTCACTTTGTTGGCAATACCACGCAGCTCAGCAGATACAGCATTGTAACGGCCACCTACAAACAGTTTTTCATTTTGCAGGAACCTGTAGATCACGTCAACTGCATATTGATTGAAGTTGCGGTCTTTGGTTTCAGCAGCAGTACGTCCGGCAGCAGTTTCATAAGTACCAAACACTTCCAGGCCTTGATATTTTACCAAACCGTTGAACATAAAGGCATTCACTTTTTTACCGAATCCTGGATCCAAACGGCCTGAAGCCAGGAACGCACTACCTTGTGTACCGGAAGCATTGTTCATGTTTTTCTCCATTACATTCTGATAGTTGGAACCACTACGGTCGCCTGAATACAGTGTGCTTGCACCACTGCTTTGGTTGCCATAATAAGAACCGCTTACACGAACTCTCAGGTCCTGGCTCAGTTTTTTATCGAAACCGGCTTTCAGGATGATAGAAGGTTGTTTTTTCAGTTTACCATCAGGGTTGCTCGCAGCAAACAGTGAGTCAACACCACCTCTCAGCAAACCATTGGTAACAGCCACCATACCGAAAAGGCCATTTTTACGGAGTAACACTTCACCACCGATCTCAGTAGAAAACGCATCGATGATATTATTTTCCATGAAGGGGTTCCAGAGAGCCTGACCACCATCGGAACGACGATAGTGCGCATCACCATAGTTAACTTCATAGTGACCCACTTTAATGGTAGCGATCTTCATCAGATCGTCCCAGAATTTACCTTCGAAAGGCAGTTTGTCAAATTGAATAAAACCACCTTTTACCCAGAATTCATTGTGGTGCTTACTTGACATGTAAGAAGTCACATTCAGGCGGATACCATCAGCTAACTGCGCATCCATAAACAGGTTGGCCTGCGCCAGCTGGAAACCTGAAGTAATAGGCCTGAGCTTGTTACCAACGATGGTAGTACCGGGGTCAGCAACATACTGACCTACGTTGTTGTTCAACGCATCGGGGTTTTTATGCTTCAGGTTCTGGAATTGCTGTGTAAATCCGGCACCCAGCCTGAAACGGATACCTTCAAAGGGAGTAGTAACAGTATCTTTAGGATCTTCAAAAACATTGATACCTTGTTGACCATAGCTGCGCATGTTGTCAATTTTAGGCAGCACCTGGGCGTTCAAAGCAGCTGGCAAGAGTCCGATAGAGAGCACCAGCAGAGCGCTGAGGCTTTTCTTTTGCAGTTTCATAATAGAAATTTTAATTGTGTGTGGTTTACGTGTCTATTCTATTGGTCTGTAAATTATTTCTTCAGGGTTACGCTGAATGTCAGGGTAATGTCGTTACCGGTTTTAATAGTACCCATCATAAAGCTGGGAGGATCTATCTGGTAATCTTTCATGCTTATCTTTTTGGTACCTGTAACAGTTAATGTACCGTCGGCATTCGCTTTCAATGTAGCTACCAGGTCAGTTTCCTTGGTGAAACCGGCAAGGGTAAGTTTACCCTGGCATTTAATAACATTACCGGTGATAGTAGCGGAAGTAAGGGTATAGGTAAGGTTGGGCGCCTTGCTTGTTTTTAAGGATTTGTAAGCGTTTTTGTCCATACCGCTTTTCTCACTTTTCAGCGCTTCAGCAGGCGTAGTGAAAGTTAAAGCAGAAAGATCAGTGATCTGTCCGTTGGCGGCCACTACGAATGTAGCAGAAACATCACCTTTGCTCGATTTCATGGTCCAGTCGTGCATGGTAGAAGTACCGGCAACAGTTAAATTAAGATTGTCTTTAGACTGATATTTTACTTGTGCCATCGCCGCAAGTGTGATCAATTGAATACCTGCAAGCAAAAGGATTTTTTTGAGGGGTGTGAAACAGTGTGTCATATAAAAATTTTTGTTATTGATAAAAAGCTCATTTACTAATGCAAAAATAATATGAGAAATTAGAGTTAAAGAATGACGCTTATCACTTAAATACGTGATAACTGTCATAAGGGACTTACATCCATTCCGCACAAAAACGGCTGAACGGCTGCCTTAATTCAAGGACTAATTTTTCTTCAACTATATATTGTTGCTCCAGCTGATCCATTTTAACAGGCAAGTGATCATCGCTGTCAAATCCACTACGCTTTGCTAACTCTTTACGCGTAGCGGCGATATTCGCCTTTATGTCGTTTAAAAGATTTTCTATTACCTCCGTATGAAGGCTAAACTGGTTTTCGTAATGTTCTACTTCAGCCAAAACTTCCTGGGCAGCATTCTTAGAAGCCACTTCGTTGAGCCTTTGCCGTAGTATCAGGATCTCTTCTTTGTAAAACTGTAGCGCACGAACCCAGTCGTTGTGCGTACTGTTCAGGTGGCGAATATTCATATTTCTGTCATTTAGAGCACAAAGAAACAAAGCAATCAAACGTTAGGCAATGATCAATATCTGCCTGATTATAACACACATCAGTATAAGGAATGATGGTAATCATTTATAAAGGCAATTGCCTCCACTACTTTTGTGTAAGTTTTTGATCTCATCCTGCTACCACAGCCAACTGTAGAAAGGATGTAAGAAAACACACATAAACAATGATTATAGTCACTATTTGTAATGATTTTAAGCAGATTCTTGCAGATAGGGCCGCTTTACATTTGAAGATTACTCAGGATGACAAACCGCATAAACAATAAAGAACCAGCTCCGATAGAAGCCAAGCAGTGGCTTGTCATATTGGATGAACTAAGGCAGGTGAATATATTGCTTAAGAATAGGCTGGTACATGCGCTCAAGCAGGATGTAAGCCGGAATTTCATAGAAACAGCAGAATACTATCACCAGAAATTCATAGATAAAGACCAGTTGATCAGACTGTTACGCCACGATATCACCAGCCTCCTCGAAGAGCATATCGATGCACAGGACGATAGTGCACCCTGGTTAAGCCGTTTCTTTACCCTGGAAAAAGATATGCAGCGCATCATCTCCGAATTCAGCGGAATGAAAGCTGCCTTTGAAACCTATTTATCAGAGAAACAAGATGTCCGTGCCACCGGCTCCTAGTTCAGCATGTTTTCGAGCTTGGTATAATTCAACACCTGGATTTGACTACCCTGAATACTGATCATCCCTTCTTCCTTAAACTCACTCAAAGTCCTGATCAGTGACTCCTTGGCAACACCCGCAATGGCCGCAAGGTTCTCGCGGGAAAAATCGATGGTAAAGGCGCTGTTTTTAGTAGGATTGTATTTTTTATAAAGGGCGACAAGCGTGTCTGCCACTTTTTTACGAAGAGAATTGTAGGCGATATTTAATAACTGGTCCTCTTTTTCATTGATATTCTTAGCCAGAATGCCAATAAATTTCTTCATCACCACCGGATTTGAGCCAAGTAACTGCTCAAATTCGGAACGGGGTATCATAGCCAGCTCCGTTTCTTCAAGCGCTTCGGCATTCTCACGATAAGTCCTGCCCTCCAGTAAAGCCATGTATCCAAGAAAATCACCTTCGGCATATAGGTTGGTTATCAACTCTTTACCGTCGTCGTTCCGCTTGTAACACTTTACTTTCCCCTTGATAATATAGTATAAACGCGAAGGATGGTTCCCCTCGGCATAAATGAGTTGCTTTTTCCTGAACTTATCGGTGCTGCGGTCTTCCTTCAAAGCTTCCAGGTAATCTTTACCCGACGAAATATTGATCAGCTCGTCAACACCGGAAATATCTTTCGCAAATTCCTGCCTTAACAGGCTCGCCTTACGCAAACGGCTTTCAATAGCACTGAGCAGCTCCGCCCCCTCAAAAGGTTTGGTGATATAATCATCAGCCCCCATTTCCATCCCCTTTCTTATCTCAGAACGTTCCGATTTTGCAGTAAGGAATATAAAAGGAATGTTCTGAAGCGCATTATTACGTTGCAGCATGTGCAGCACGCCATAACCGTCAAGTACCGGCATCATAATATCGCAAATGATAAGATCAGGCTTGTGCTGTTGCGCCAGCGCCACCCCCTCTTTTCCATCTGCAGCCGCTACCACCTCGTATCCTGCGAGCTCCAGGATCTCCGTCATATTCTCCCTGATTTCCGTATTGTCTTCGATAAGTAAGATCTTCTGCATATCTGTAAAGTTATTGCGGATTTTGAATTTGGAAAACAACTTCAAAGGTAGTACCCTGATTTAATTCACTGTGACAGCTCACGGTACCATTCATAAGTTCAGCATATTTGGCAATGATATGCAGCCCCAGCCCCGTACCCTGTATATTGGTGACATTGGCTCCCCTGAAAAAACGTTCGAACAGGTGCTGCTGGTCCTCTTTCGATATACCCAGCCCCTGGTCTTTACATGTAATGGTTAACGTGTCGTCGGTCTTCCTGCTGGTAAGATAGATCTCCGCTTTTTCCGGCGAAAACTTGATCGCATTCGACAGCAGGTTCATGACAATATGTTTCAGTAAGCTCGCATCGAGCGTTACCAGTAATTCGCCTTCATGATTGTAAACGATCTTTTGCTCTTTCTTGAGCAAACCGTTCATCTCGGGTATAATATGCTGTATATGCTGCGGTACGTCGAAAGAGGTATAACGCACCTGGATCTTACCCTCTTCAATTCTTCCCACAGAAAGAAAATCATTCAATATATCGGTAAGCATATTAACGGAAGAAACAATACGTGAAACGTGTTTCTCCCTTTTATGATGGTCAACAGCCTCCACATACTTCGAAATAAGATAGGCAGAAGACAATACCGTGCTCAGCGGCGTCCGGAACTCATGCGAAGCAAGCGATACAAAACGCGATTTCAGCTCACTCAGCTCTTTCTCCTTCTCCAAAGCCATCCGCAGGTCGGTTTCAGCCTGGGCCAGCTGCTCTACCGTACCGGTGAGCGACTGTGTACGCTCCGCAATTTTCTCTTCCAGTTGCTCATTCAGTCGCTTCAGCGCCTGCTCCGCCTCCTTGCGTTTCGAAATATCACTCAGGAATGCAATGACAAAACGGCCGTTTTCGGTTTCATGATTACCAAGACTCACCTCTACAGAAAACTCTTCCCCATTCTTTTTAATGCCGAAAAGATCCATTCCCAACCCCATGGGCCGGCTTTTGGGATGCTCATTGTAATGCTGAACATGATCCTTATGCCGATGATGAAAACGGGCAGGGATCAGTTTCTCGATAGGCTGACCTACCAGTTCTTCCTGCGTGTACCCGAATTGTTTCAGGAGGAAAGGGTTGACCATAACGATCAAACCTTGCTCATTAGCCACCAGTATGCCCATAGAGGCATGATCGAAAAGCACACTGAAGCTTACATTCGTATCCTTGTCCATTATTCCGTCGTTGAAATTTGTAGAGTGCAACAAATGTATATTTTTTCAATACTTAAACGCCACGTTTACGGTGCAAATTTAATCCTTGTATTTTCTTTTTCGCTGTGGGATAAGCATTTGTTGTTCTTCGGCAAGCGCTTCGGGGGTAGGATTGCTGGTAACCTGAACGGCAATCTGGAACAGGGCCAACAGCATTAACACCGAGCCAAGCGCCTCACCCCAGGTGATCCAATACCCCCACCACCTGTAAACCTGTGCTTTCTGCGGAGAGGCTTCTTCATAGATCACACGTGTACGCTGCCCCTCCTTCCATTGCCTTCCCGGGTAATGCGCAGCAACCTCATACCTGTCTTTTCCAACCGTAAAAACCGCCACAGGAATGGTATTATCGACACTGTCTTTTGTAAAATGAATGGTCGCCGGACTCAGCACTCCGTCGAAATAGTCCGGCTGCCTCGAAAACAGCACATAAAGACCAAAACACACAAAATAAAGGACAGCTACAATTTTATACACAAATCAGATTTACAGCTTTCAGGGTCGTTGTTTTAATCGGGGATCACATGCTGCGCACCCGGCTGTACTTAGTTACTCAAACTTCTGAAGTCAACCGGCACCAGTTTACTTACCCCGGGCTCCTGCATCGTTACCCCATAGATAACATCCACAGCACTCATGGTAGTTTTGTTGTGCGTTACAATAATGAACTGGGAATTTTCACTGAATCGCTGGATCATTTGCGTGAATTTACCCACGTTGGCGTCGTCAAGCGGCGCATCCACCTCATCGAGGATACAGAACGGCGCAGGCTTGATCAGGTAGATCGCAAACAACAGGGCAGTAGCCGTCAGCGTTTTCTCACCACCGCTCAGCTGGGTGATGGAAGAAGGCCGTTTTCCCTTGGGCTTCGCAATGATATCGATACCCGTTTCAGCCAGGTTCTCAGGGTTTATAAGCACCATATCCGCCGTATCTTCTTCCGTGAACAGCGCCTTAAATACCTTCTGGAAGTTCTCACGCACCTGGTTGAATGTATCCAGGAACTGCTGGTTGGCCGTAGCCTCTACCTCCTGGATGGTTTGTAAAAGACTGTCTTTGGCGGAAACCAGGTCATTCTTCTGCTCCAGGATGAATTCATAACGTTTCTTCATCTCCTGGTAAGCTTCAATGGCCGTAGGGTTCACCTCACCCATATTTTCCATCCGCTTTTTCATACGGTCGGAGGTAGCCTGCAAGTCTTCCAGCGGAACATCCGTCGTACGCGGCTGGTCGATAATATCGTCAAGATCGATACGGAACTCTACATTCAGCCTTTCCTTCATGCCGGAAAGCTGTAACTTAAGTTCGTTGAGCTTATCCTTTACTTCGCTTAGCAGGTGATCGATCATTTCGCGGCTCTTGATCTTCATCCTAAGCTCGCTTTCCTTTTCCTGCAATGCGTTACGAAGGTTATAATAGGTTTGGTCGGCTTCGTTCAGTTTTCTTTCCTCTTCTTCTTTTTTACGCATCATTTCCAGCAGCATCTCTTCGGAGCCAACAAGCGCTTTCTGGCCTTCCGCAATGCTTTCAGAAGCCTCTGCCAGCTGGTGGGTGTTGCTGGCTACCTGGTCGTGCAGTTCTTTCAGTTGGTTTTCTTTAAATACCAGCTCCTGCTTCAGCGCACCGATCTTACTTTGCTGGCGCGTAAGCTGCAGATTACTTTCGTTGAATTGTGCCGAAGCAAAATTGTACTCCTGCTCGGCCTGGTAATAATCCTGTTCCACCATCTTCAGCGATTCGCTGGTCTCCTGGAGCTGATCATTCAACGATTGCAGCACCTCCCGCGTATCGGCAATAGCATCCTGCTCGTCCTGCATACGCAGATCGGTATCCTCGAGGCGCTGTTGCGCCTGCTGACGGGCAGCCTGCAGGTTTTCTATCTTATTGCGGGTGGCAAAAAGCTGGTTGGTCAGTTGGTTGATCTCCGATTCCGTTTGGCGGATCGCACTTTCTTTCAGCTGTTCATTAAAGGCAATTACCTGGTTGTGCAGGGCCTGGATATCGGCTTTCAGCTTGTTTACCACAGCATCCTGTGCAACAATTTCTTCGTGTAATTTTTCGAGGTTCTTGGCGCGGCCTATCTTCTTACCCTCGAAAAGACCAACACTACCACCGGTAAGGGTGTATTTCCCTTTAACGTATTTGCCGGTTTTCTCCAGCACTACGGCGCCGTTGCTGTTGCTCAGCGCTTCCTCGCTCTCCGCGATGTAAACATTGCCCAGCAGGTATTCGGCAAGCTGGCGGTACTGCGCATCTACTTCAATTACATCCATAGCACTGAAGCTATGGGCGGGAGCAGCGCCTTCCACTTTAATACCGCGGAACTGGTCGAGCATGAAGAAATTGGCCTTACCCTTTTTATGGGCGTCCAGCAGGTGAACCGCCTGAAGCCCTTCTTCCAGGTTATTCACCACGTAATAGTTCAGGTAAGGCTCCAGCACGTTTTCTACAGCGGCACGGAACTCCTCCTTTACATAAATGATATCGGATAAAATAGGCGCGGTATGATTCCACTCCTTATTGTTATGCAGGAATTTAACACTCTCGGGATAACCTTCCATGCTGTCGATCAAACTCTTCAGCAGGTCGTGCTCATTACGCTTTTTATCGAGCGTACGGGTTTCTTCCGCAAGACTGTTGCGCAACGCCTCCATCTGCGACTGGGCAGTTAAGATCTGCTCCTTGGTACGCTCCTGGTGCTCCTGTAATTGCTGCAAATCGATACGTTTGCCTTCCAGCACCTCTTCTTTTTCCTGCAGCTCACGCTCCAGCTGTTGTACCTGCAGATCGCGGTTTTGCTGTTCTTCGTTCAGTTGCGCGAAAGAACGCTGTAAGTTCTGGATAGAGGTATCCGCTACCGCCACCTTTTTCTCCGCTTCAAACTGGTTACGCTGGATCTGCTGGTATTGCGCCCGTAAAGCATCTACACCGCTGCGTTTTTCATCGAACAGGCGGCGTTTGTCTTCAATATCCATCTTAGCCGTTTCTACCTTGTCCTGTAAATCGGCAAGACGCGACTGCTCTTCTCCCACCTGGATCTGGGTGTACTGGATGGAGTCTTCAATATTTTTAACCTGTCCCTCTGCTTTCTGCAGAAAATCTCTCAGGCTGTTTTCTTTTTCACGGAGGTATTGCAGCTTTTGGGTAGCCAGGTTCTTTTCATTTTCCTTGGTCCGCACCTGCTGCTGTAACTCGTTGAATTCGTATTGTTTGGCTTGTAAAGCGCGTTCTTTTTCAATGAAACCAACCTTCTCCTGCTCTATAGCGGCGTCTTCAGTCGCTAT
This window encodes:
- a CDS encoding sialidase family protein, translated to MPFVKIFLGLALFVASHATPFHNAVLAQDSLKPKNAITILDSGRQVSLRGLSVVSDQVIWASGSNGMVARSTNGGEHFEWTQVPGYEQRDFRDIEAFSAKTALLMAIAAPAVILRTTDGGKTWKPVLTDSTPGMFLDAMYFDGANGTVVGDPVNGKIYLANTSDSGKTWTKQTEQLPDTDEGEAFFASSGTNLHSLRNNRYAMALVTGGKRARLLLLPHHRQETTVARPLPLLKQGAESTGANSIAIAGLQAVITGGDFMHPQDTTGNCIFTENGGDHWKKPAIPPNGYRSCVIYYDFRRLLTCGLNGVDISIDGGQHWQPVSKEGFHVAQKSRSGKMVFLAGGRGKIARWMP
- a CDS encoding universal stress protein, producing the protein METHSYSNPGTIIVATDFSKASLNAAAYAADLAVTAKKELLLLHIVVLQVAFSEASLNLNIDELNRDAQQELDQLKDELRRRSKGKLCINTLIRTGTFFNELKTACDNIRPYLVVMGSQGTTVTERFVFGGHTVYAMKHLPWSLITVPLCADKAEIHNIGLACDFNHVADKLPAEALAKFSEMFEAKLHVLNVRHKGANQQQVQKEHAQLEQKLQVANPEYHFVENDNIDAAIIEFASKQHLDLLVVLPKKHNILEMLTQKSHTRELVLKSHVPVMTLGVEGK
- a CDS encoding YceI family protein, producing the protein MRITKSRMFSATLALVSWVLFAGFYQGAYKARWVILKDCSVKVNGSTNVNKFSCSINGYPNSDTLAFSNNAAMPLAMAGKLALSVSSFDCNNAMMTSDLRKTLKAKEFPHLRITFVSLDKYPALQANPERIKGIVNIELAGVNKRTEVNYSVSADNQKIIHLIGTQTVLFSDFNLTPPRKLGGMIRANNELDVEFRINFRVVP
- a CDS encoding YceI family protein is translated as MTHCFTPLKKILLLAGIQLITLAAMAQVKYQSKDNLNLTVAGTSTMHDWTMKSSKGDVSATFVVAANGQITDLSALTFTTPAEALKSEKSGMDKNAYKSLKTSKAPNLTYTLTSATITGNVIKCQGKLTLAGFTKETDLVATLKANADGTLTVTGTKKISMKDYQIDPPSFMMGTIKTGNDITLTFSVTLKK
- a CDS encoding response regulator: MQKILLIEDNTEIRENMTEILELAGYEVVAAADGKEGVALAQQHKPDLIICDIMMPVLDGYGVLHMLQRNNALQNIPFIFLTAKSERSEIRKGMEMGADDYITKPFEGAELLSAIESRLRKASLLRQEFAKDISGVDELINISSGKDYLEALKEDRSTDKFRKKQLIYAEGNHPSRLYYIIKGKVKCYKRNDDGKELITNLYAEGDFLGYMALLEGRTYRENAEALEETELAMIPRSEFEQLLGSNPVVMKKFIGILAKNINEKEDQLLNIAYNSLRKKVADTLVALYKKYNPTKNSAFTIDFSRENLAAIAGVAKESLIRTLSEFKEEGMISIQGSQIQVLNYTKLENMLN
- a CDS encoding PAS domain-containing sensor histidine kinase, producing the protein MLHSTNFNDGIMDKDTNVSFSVLFDHASMGILVANEQGLIVMVNPFLLKQFGYTQEELVGQPIEKLIPARFHHRHKDHVQHYNEHPKSRPMGLGMDLFGIKKNGEEFSVEVSLGNHETENGRFVIAFLSDISKRKEAEQALKRLNEQLEEKIAERTQSLTGTVEQLAQAETDLRMALEKEKELSELKSRFVSLASHEFRTPLSTVLSSAYLISKYVEAVDHHKREKHVSRIVSSVNMLTDILNDFLSVGRIEEGKIQVRYTSFDVPQHIQHIIPEMNGLLKKEQKIVYNHEGELLVTLDASLLKHIVMNLLSNAIKFSPEKAEIYLTSRKTDDTLTITCKDQGLGISKEDQQHLFERFFRGANVTNIQGTGLGLHIIAKYAELMNGTVSCHSELNQGTTFEVVFQIQNPQ
- the smc gene encoding chromosome segregation protein SMC, encoding MRLKQLEIKGFKSFADKTVVNFDEGITGIIGPNGCGKSNIIDSIRWVIGEQKISALRSENLEALVFNGSKTRSPSGLAEVSLTFENTKNLLPTEFSTVTITRRFYKNGDSEYRLNDVACRMKDIHNLFMDTGVSTDSYAIIELGMVDDIIKDKENSRRRMLEQAAGITIYKTRKKEAKSKLDATEQDLNRIEDLLFEINNQLKTLENQAKKAEKYYEIKKEYKEIAVELAKASLEGFNITYKELNEQHDTETDKKLRLEAEIATEDAAIEQEKVGFIEKERALQAKQYEFNELQQQVRTKENEKNLATQKLQYLREKENSLRDFLQKAEGQVKNIEDSIQYTQIQVGEEQSRLADLQDKVETAKMDIEDKRRLFDEKRSGVDALRAQYQQIQRNQFEAEKKVAVADTSIQNLQRSFAQLNEEQQNRDLQVQQLERELQEKEEVLEGKRIDLQQLQEHQERTKEQILTAQSQMEALRNSLAEETRTLDKKRNEHDLLKSLIDSMEGYPESVKFLHNNKEWNHTAPILSDIIYVKEEFRAAVENVLEPYLNYYVVNNLEEGLQAVHLLDAHKKGKANFFMLDQFRGIKVEGAAPAHSFSAMDVIEVDAQYRQLAEYLLGNVYIAESEEALSNSNGAVVLEKTGKYVKGKYTLTGGSVGLFEGKKIGRAKNLEKLHEEIVAQDAVVNKLKADIQALHNQVIAFNEQLKESAIRQTESEINQLTNQLFATRNKIENLQAARQQAQQRLEDTDLRMQDEQDAIADTREVLQSLNDQLQETSESLKMVEQDYYQAEQEYNFASAQFNESNLQLTRQQSKIGALKQELVFKENQLKELHDQVASNTHQLAEASESIAEGQKALVGSEEMLLEMMRKKEEEERKLNEADQTYYNLRNALQEKESELRMKIKSREMIDHLLSEVKDKLNELKLQLSGMKERLNVEFRIDLDDIIDQPRTTDVPLEDLQATSDRMKKRMENMGEVNPTAIEAYQEMKKRYEFILEQKNDLVSAKDSLLQTIQEVEATANQQFLDTFNQVRENFQKVFKALFTEEDTADMVLINPENLAETGIDIIAKPKGKRPSSITQLSGGEKTLTATALLFAIYLIKPAPFCILDEVDAPLDDANVGKFTQMIQRFSENSQFIIVTHNKTTMSAVDVIYGVTMQEPGVSKLVPVDFRSLSN